A genomic segment from Phycisphaerae bacterium encodes:
- a CDS encoding SUMF1/EgtB/PvdO family nonheme iron enzyme: MGQLTPDQQPSSSCNPETLDQGAQVTPDATSSKLPPGDAEDETTILSALGEDAAIAHAGASLLDSLGRGLAAEAGEPAAGELARYEVLKPLGKGGMGIVFKARDRRLGRVVAIKRISSNIAGSSSALERFLAEARSVAVLNHYNIVQIYDIDKDSDGYFISMEYIEGEDLKSKIARDGRIDPERAVEITRQLCNALSYAHGRGIIHRDIKPGNILVTAQGTPKLVDFGLARGIADQDLTVTGVMMGTVDYASPEQLQDTKNVDHRTDIYSLGATLYEMLTGISPRMVQESKIPEELRESVLKAMSADRGQRYQTINAFSEALAQAKVGDVETLIRRADARFKAGDLEGALHRYEQVLRIDGQHAWAGKQVELIRSRIESIRGWRQEANSAANEGHWESAAVAWQRILDSAPGDVEAIEQLAKAEDEIRNGKLAAELGEARRHLDAHRFADAETKCQAALALDTENAEAQAIRKAIRAARTRMGRDKIRAGFKLFDRKDYSAAILLLREALELVPEDHRERAKLTQALDLAEALQRITDADRAIDQGEMIEAGRLLDEAESRSGKYQNLIDRIAKRREKVAAKKAAKKLEASLWRRKLILQIVIPVLASVIVLGVLVGLLVHSMLRRPPVAITPPPTASTPIAQSDGNGVPRPVTPSQGLPADKGRQAAPPAPVPALQHASPPAAIQVDDKPFFVIAARSIDPPDFAEVARAGFNTVSYVYHDKAEPYLEEAKRHGLRAIGYTRQKPDWDALQASLRACRGDPTLLAWIMPADPLIWEIPKADIKRVYDTIHSADGTHPAELLECPVPDRWPRLPDYVEYCDILAIEANPFTEAYLRYQKFDYRDRILLLPYWTEQAVSLGRGKPVWALIPAHQGNDGRPTPAQIRAMTYLVINRGAGGVLIDGFKSLLYEGDTDDPRFRAVLGMGDARLADLRKESIRIAGELKRLAPAILTGAVFDAVKVEDTSGVTDPIDYKAYAQGDRLYVVAINTSNQPVSPRLRFNVRTTPTVDLLGETRTLTLKDSAFTDPFAAYETHVYMLRMVGPSAVEPAPSAAVPPSPPAVPTTLKNSIGMSLKRIPAGEFMMGSKASVPELIDRFGGKDQWNRPATQIPYHKVRIRTPFYMAIHEVTVGQFRRFVEDTHYVTDAEGGALSFAAGRKGGDTLNSDGDSSWSEDASWRKPGFTQTNDHPVTFISWNDAKAFCAWLGKKEGRVYRLPTEAEWEYACRAGTDTEFWWGDDMDQSGRMANVADQAPRQAYPSWSSSTSRSDGHATTAPVGSYRENGFGLHDMIGNVAEWCEDHYHENYAGAPADGSAWLDDSSSSSRVIRGGAWDDPPAVYRVAARFDFPASFRNWGSGLRVVSEPAAVASPSGNGAQFPRSDPIPDEANGPSRLHAAFNGKDLSGWFAASGDSSAWSMDDGVLVGTAHQPQGFNWLMTRREYTDFELSFEFQLTIGADSGVALRANPGDPAHPQIQVREDHDPRYASTPLEWQTGALYGLAIDHPAVLLAVGEWNRMVILLRGSLLRVTVNNRVVLDTDLDKMSRNGLKYPILPPGPGRIGFEAYLGTVRYRKVEIRDLANSTARSVK, from the coding sequence ATGGGCCAGTTGACACCCGATCAGCAACCATCGTCGTCCTGCAATCCGGAGACGCTCGATCAGGGGGCACAGGTCACCCCGGACGCCACATCCTCGAAGTTGCCACCCGGCGACGCTGAAGACGAAACGACCATTCTGTCCGCTCTGGGCGAGGATGCGGCCATCGCCCATGCCGGAGCGTCGCTGCTCGACTCGCTTGGGCGGGGCTTGGCCGCGGAGGCGGGAGAACCCGCCGCCGGCGAGTTGGCCCGCTACGAGGTCCTGAAACCGCTGGGCAAGGGCGGCATGGGAATCGTGTTCAAGGCCCGCGACCGCCGCCTTGGCCGAGTCGTGGCCATCAAGCGAATCAGCTCCAACATCGCCGGTTCCTCCTCGGCCCTGGAACGCTTCCTGGCGGAAGCGAGATCGGTCGCCGTACTCAACCACTACAATATCGTACAGATCTACGATATCGACAAGGACTCCGACGGCTACTTCATCTCGATGGAGTACATCGAAGGAGAGGATCTCAAGAGCAAGATCGCCCGTGACGGCCGAATCGACCCGGAGCGCGCCGTCGAGATCACGCGGCAACTCTGCAACGCGCTGAGCTACGCCCACGGCCGCGGGATCATTCACCGCGACATCAAGCCGGGCAACATTCTCGTCACCGCCCAGGGAACGCCTAAGCTGGTGGACTTCGGCCTCGCACGAGGCATCGCGGACCAGGATCTGACGGTGACCGGCGTGATGATGGGCACGGTCGATTACGCCAGCCCCGAGCAGCTCCAGGACACCAAGAATGTCGATCACCGCACCGACATCTACTCGCTGGGCGCAACACTCTACGAGATGTTGACGGGCATCAGTCCCCGCATGGTTCAGGAGAGCAAGATTCCCGAGGAGCTCCGGGAGTCGGTCCTGAAGGCGATGTCGGCCGATCGCGGCCAACGATACCAGACGATCAACGCCTTCAGCGAAGCGCTGGCCCAAGCGAAGGTCGGAGATGTGGAGACCCTGATCCGTCGAGCGGACGCGCGTTTCAAGGCCGGCGACCTGGAAGGAGCCCTTCATCGCTACGAGCAGGTTCTGCGGATCGACGGGCAGCATGCCTGGGCCGGCAAGCAGGTGGAGCTGATCCGTTCGCGGATCGAGAGTATCCGAGGCTGGCGACAGGAAGCGAATAGCGCGGCAAACGAAGGCCACTGGGAGTCGGCGGCGGTGGCATGGCAGCGCATCCTCGACTCGGCCCCCGGTGACGTCGAGGCCATCGAGCAACTCGCCAAGGCCGAAGACGAGATCCGCAACGGGAAGCTGGCCGCGGAACTCGGCGAAGCTCGCCGGCACCTCGATGCCCATCGCTTCGCTGATGCCGAAACCAAGTGCCAGGCGGCCTTGGCCCTGGACACTGAGAACGCCGAAGCCCAGGCGATCCGCAAGGCCATCCGCGCCGCCCGGACCAGAATGGGACGAGACAAGATCCGCGCCGGCTTCAAGTTGTTTGACCGAAAGGATTATTCGGCGGCCATCCTGCTGCTGCGGGAGGCCCTGGAGCTGGTTCCGGAGGATCATCGAGAGCGAGCGAAGCTCACCCAGGCGCTGGATCTTGCCGAGGCCCTGCAGCGGATCACGGATGCGGACCGAGCGATCGACCAGGGGGAGATGATCGAGGCCGGCCGTTTGCTGGATGAGGCGGAATCGCGTTCGGGCAAGTACCAGAATCTGATTGACCGAATCGCGAAACGCCGCGAGAAAGTCGCAGCCAAGAAAGCCGCCAAGAAGCTGGAAGCCTCACTGTGGCGACGGAAGCTCATCCTGCAGATCGTGATCCCCGTGCTGGCAAGCGTGATTGTGCTGGGAGTCCTCGTCGGCTTGCTGGTGCATTCGATGCTCAGGAGGCCTCCGGTGGCGATCACGCCACCGCCGACGGCATCCACACCCATCGCTCAGTCGGATGGAAACGGAGTGCCGCGGCCGGTCACACCATCCCAGGGGCTTCCCGCTGACAAGGGCCGGCAGGCTGCCCCGCCCGCACCGGTACCGGCACTCCAGCATGCCAGCCCGCCGGCCGCCATCCAAGTCGACGACAAGCCGTTCTTCGTCATCGCGGCAAGATCCATCGACCCGCCAGACTTCGCCGAAGTCGCCCGGGCGGGCTTCAACACCGTCTCGTACGTCTACCACGACAAGGCCGAGCCGTACCTGGAGGAGGCCAAGCGGCACGGGTTGCGCGCGATCGGCTATACCCGTCAGAAACCGGATTGGGATGCCTTACAGGCCAGCCTCCGCGCCTGTCGTGGCGATCCCACGCTGCTGGCATGGATCATGCCTGCGGATCCCCTCATCTGGGAAATCCCCAAAGCCGACATCAAGCGTGTATACGACACAATACACTCCGCTGACGGCACCCACCCGGCGGAACTGCTCGAATGCCCAGTGCCAGACCGATGGCCAAGGCTACCGGACTACGTCGAGTATTGCGATATCCTGGCGATCGAGGCCAACCCTTTCACAGAGGCGTATCTCCGATATCAGAAGTTCGACTATCGCGACCGGATACTCCTTCTCCCTTACTGGACGGAACAGGCTGTCTCACTCGGCAGGGGGAAACCCGTCTGGGCGCTAATCCCCGCCCATCAAGGGAACGACGGGCGTCCTACGCCAGCTCAGATTCGTGCGATGACCTATCTGGTCATCAATCGCGGCGCGGGCGGTGTCCTGATCGACGGCTTCAAGTCGCTGCTCTATGAGGGTGACACCGATGACCCCAGATTCCGTGCGGTCCTTGGGATGGGCGACGCACGCTTGGCCGATTTGCGCAAGGAGTCCATCCGCATTGCCGGCGAACTCAAACGGTTGGCCCCGGCGATTCTGACGGGAGCGGTCTTCGATGCAGTGAAGGTCGAGGATACATCCGGTGTCACTGACCCGATCGACTACAAGGCTTACGCCCAAGGTGATCGGCTCTACGTCGTCGCGATCAACACCTCAAACCAGCCGGTCAGTCCGAGGTTGCGCTTCAACGTGCGGACAACCCCAACGGTCGATTTGCTTGGCGAGACGAGGACCCTCACGCTCAAGGACTCAGCTTTCACGGATCCGTTCGCCGCCTATGAGACGCACGTGTATATGCTCCGGATGGTCGGCCCCTCGGCGGTTGAGCCCGCACCCTCCGCGGCCGTGCCGCCGAGTCCACCCGCTGTGCCAACGACCCTCAAGAACTCGATCGGCATGTCCCTGAAGCGGATTCCGGCCGGCGAGTTCATGATGGGCAGCAAAGCGAGCGTTCCGGAACTGATCGATCGATTTGGGGGGAAAGACCAATGGAACCGGCCCGCAACCCAAATCCCCTACCACAAAGTCCGAATCAGGACTCCCTTTTACATGGCGATCCACGAGGTCACCGTCGGCCAGTTTCGAAGATTCGTCGAAGACACGCACTATGTCACCGACGCCGAAGGAGGCGCGCTCTCCTTCGCGGCGGGGAGAAAGGGCGGAGACACACTGAACTCCGATGGGGACTCCTCCTGGTCCGAGGACGCATCCTGGCGCAAGCCGGGCTTCACGCAAACGAATGACCATCCGGTTACCTTCATCAGTTGGAACGATGCCAAGGCGTTCTGTGCATGGCTGGGCAAAAAGGAAGGTCGCGTGTACCGCCTGCCGACCGAGGCCGAGTGGGAGTACGCCTGCCGCGCGGGTACCGACACCGAATTCTGGTGGGGTGACGACATGGATCAGTCGGGCCGCATGGCCAATGTCGCCGACCAGGCTCCCAGGCAGGCGTACCCGAGTTGGTCATCGAGCACGAGCAGGAGTGACGGCCACGCAACCACGGCCCCGGTCGGCAGCTACCGCGAGAACGGGTTCGGCCTCCACGACATGATTGGGAACGTTGCGGAGTGGTGTGAGGACCACTATCACGAGAACTACGCAGGCGCGCCCGCGGATGGGTCCGCATGGCTGGACGACTCGAGCTCTTCGAGCCGAGTGATCCGCGGGGGCGCCTGGGACGATCCCCCGGCCGTCTACAGGGTCGCCGCCCGGTTTGATTTCCCAGCCAGTTTCCGGAACTGGGGATCTGGGCTGCGCGTGGTCAGCGAGCCTGCCGCCGTGGCAAGCCCCTCGGGGAACGGAGCTCAATTTCCAAGAAGTGACCCGATTCCGGATGAGGCGAACGGCCCATCGCGCCTGCACGCTGCATTCAACGGCAAGGATCTCTCCGGCTGGTTCGCGGCCAGTGGCGATTCATCGGCGTGGTCCATGGATGACGGCGTGCTCGTCGGCACCGCCCACCAGCCGCAGGGATTCAACTGGCTCATGACCCGCCGCGAGTACACCGACTTTGAACTGAGCTTCGAGTTTCAGCTGACCATCGGCGCGGACAGCGGTGTCGCCTTGCGCGCGAATCCCGGCGACCCCGCGCACCCGCAGATCCAGGTCAGAGAAGATCACGATCCGCGTTACGCAAGCACGCCGCTCGAGTGGCAGACAGGCGCTCTCTACGGCTTGGCCATCGACCACCCCGCGGTACTCTTGGCGGTCGGAGAGTGGAACCGGATGGTGATCCTGTTGCGCGGGAGTCTGTTGCGCGTCACGGTGAATAACCGGGTGGTACTCGATACTGACCTCGATAAGATGTCAAGGAATGGACTCAAGTACCCAATACTCCCTCCCGGGCCGGGTCGAATCGGCTTTGAGGCCTATCTCGGGACCGTCCGCTATCGCAAGGTCGAGATCAGAGACCTGGCCAACTCCACTGCGCGGTCAGTTAAGTGA
- a CDS encoding HEAT repeat domain-containing protein — MWLFGPPDIEKMFARHDVKGLAKSLAYRKDPNLCTAAAKALVRIGSASVEPLIAVLRDGPPDVREAAAKALVKIGAPSVASLVAVLRHAGPDARRAAAEGLGEIRDLRAVDPLIAASQDAEMRQVAIESLIKIGDVQALVRIGAPAVDQLTAVIERGNPNVRRLAANALGQIGDSRAVEPLMAALQDGDLHLRRLAADALGQIGDSRAVEPLIGLLQDGHPNLTCLAAKSLGQIGDSRAVEPLIAVLQDGPLRIREIAAKALGQLGDTRAVKPLISVLQREDREMRWPVAEALAHLGDPAAVEPLIGMLKHASPDVRQAAAKVLREIDDPRAAKPLEDHHNQREDD, encoded by the coding sequence ATGTGGCTGTTCGGACCACCTGATATTGAGAAGATGTTCGCCAGGCATGATGTCAAAGGTCTGGCCAAATCGTTGGCATACAGGAAGGACCCGAATCTGTGCACCGCCGCCGCCAAAGCCCTCGTCAGAATCGGTTCGGCATCTGTCGAACCGCTCATTGCGGTGCTCCGCGATGGGCCTCCGGATGTGCGCGAGGCTGCCGCCAAGGCGCTCGTCAAAATCGGCGCGCCATCCGTCGCCTCTCTCGTCGCAGTGCTCCGGCATGCTGGTCCGGATGCGCGCAGGGCCGCTGCCGAAGGGCTAGGCGAGATCCGCGATCTCCGCGCCGTCGATCCACTGATTGCAGCGAGTCAGGATGCGGAGATGCGCCAGGTCGCTATCGAATCACTCATCAAAATCGGAGATGTCCAGGCGCTCGTCAGAATCGGCGCCCCTGCCGTTGACCAACTCACTGCGGTGATCGAGCGCGGAAACCCGAACGTGCGCCGTCTTGCTGCGAACGCCCTGGGCCAGATCGGCGACTCTCGCGCCGTCGAGCCGCTCATGGCGGCGCTCCAGGATGGCGACCTGCATTTGCGCCGTCTCGCTGCCGACGCGCTGGGCCAGATCGGCGATTCTCGCGCCGTGGAGCCGCTCATTGGGCTTCTCCAGGATGGGCACCCGAATTTGACCTGTCTCGCCGCCAAGTCGCTGGGCCAGATCGGCGACTCTCGCGCCGTCGAGCCACTCATTGCAGTTCTCCAGGATGGGCCTCTGCGGATTCGCGAAATCGCCGCCAAGGCGTTGGGCCAACTCGGCGACACCCGTGCCGTTAAGCCACTCATCTCGGTGCTCCAGAGGGAAGACCGGGAGATGCGGTGGCCCGTTGCCGAGGCACTGGCTCACCTCGGCGACCCTGCGGCAGTGGAGCCGCTCATCGGGATGCTCAAGCATGCCAGTCCAGATGTGCGCCAGGCTGCCGCCAAAGTACTGCGCGAGATCGACGATCCTCGGGCTGCCAAGCCGCTGGAAGATCATCACAACCAGCGGGAGGATGATTAG
- a CDS encoding PLP-dependent transferase, translating to MEEWVTGGVLDPLSCYLLIRGLKTSDLRMERLNGVVMRAFQWRERPPRSDASTNPGYPATGATGSPAAR from the coding sequence GTGGAGGAGTGGGTCACCGGCGGCGTCCTCGATCCGCTGAGCTGCTACCTACTCATCCGCGGGCTCAAGACCTCGGACTTGCGGATGGAGCGGTTGAACGGCGTGGTCATGAGGGCGTTTCAGTGGCGGGAGAGACCCCCCAGGTCAGACGCGTCTACTAACCCGGGCTACCCAGCCACCGGCGCCACGGGATCGCCCGCCGCCAGATGA
- a CDS encoding C_GCAxxG_C_C family protein produces MNKRCNRRTFLGTAGAVLGSLSALHAGEVSASQNATTGPSSQPTKRPDLGELAATNLGAGGKNCAEAMLAAGLEYLDEPPELVCVAALFGGGMGMGDHCGYYCGGLMTIGLTCAGRPDGRSVANPLRKAFTEEWKKKRPLRCREIGEARQGGKLAESCKDIGKDAGTMLATLIAPIVEHPKRIRFGRRT; encoded by the coding sequence GTGAACAAGCGCTGCAATCGACGAACGTTCCTGGGAACCGCCGGCGCAGTCCTCGGGTCCCTGTCGGCTCTGCATGCAGGCGAGGTGTCGGCATCCCAGAACGCTACAACGGGGCCGTCGAGCCAACCAACGAAGCGACCCGACCTTGGCGAACTCGCAGCGACGAATCTTGGCGCAGGCGGCAAGAATTGCGCCGAGGCAATGTTGGCCGCCGGCCTTGAATACCTCGACGAACCCCCGGAACTGGTATGCGTGGCTGCACTCTTCGGCGGCGGGATGGGAATGGGCGACCACTGCGGCTACTACTGCGGTGGGCTGATGACCATTGGGTTAACCTGCGCCGGCCGGCCGGACGGGAGGTCGGTGGCCAATCCGCTCCGCAAGGCATTTACCGAAGAGTGGAAGAAGAAACGGCCATTGCGGTGCCGCGAGATTGGTGAGGCACGCCAGGGGGGCAAGCTCGCTGAAAGCTGTAAGGACATTGGCAAGGATGCCGGAACGATGCTGGCCACGCTGATAGCTCCGATCGTCGAGCATCCCAAGAGGATACGCTTTGGCCGGCGCACCTGA
- a CDS encoding PilZ domain-containing protein: protein MARLTHLGDDGREEQVDNVTHQVLDVSDGSVAIHSYRKIVPGTRLAVDMNVGDRRLRLLGKVIRCAGNLGTVRVGIALEFGASDDKEAADGG from the coding sequence GTGGCGCGGCTGACGCATCTGGGCGACGACGGGCGGGAGGAACAGGTCGACAACGTGACCCATCAGGTGCTCGACGTCTCAGACGGCAGCGTGGCGATTCACAGCTATCGCAAGATCGTGCCGGGGACGCGGCTTGCCGTCGACATGAACGTCGGCGACCGCAGATTGAGGCTGTTGGGCAAGGTGATTCGTTGCGCGGGCAACCTGGGCACCGTTCGCGTGGGGATCGCCCTGGAGTTCGGCGCCAGCGATGACAAAGAGGCGGCCGATGGCGGATGA
- a CDS encoding DUF5107 domain-containing protein yields MSVHLGGTVRRVLYGFALGLCSCAVGRAQVKAWEEPMVIPTYEIGAPDPDPMFYAQDAYQGAQKRIYPYPVQDQLTHDRVDKTYTALNLENEYITLIVLPEIGGRLFAATDKTNGYDFIYRQHVIKPALIGMLGAWISGGIEWCAFHHHRNTTFLPVDYTLAENADGSRTIWFGETERRHRMRWLVGLTLYPDKSYVEATVKFFNRTPQAHSILYWANVAVRVNDDYQIIFPPSVQVATYHSKIDFTPWPIGRGRYRGSEYTGLDISWWKNSVEQNSFFAWNLREDFMGGYDHGRQAGIVHVADHHLVCGAKLWEWGTGPGGRAWDKILTDTDGPYAELMVGAWSDNQPDYSWIKPYETKVIKQYWYPVRGIDGFKNANLNAAVNLELKPGNTVAVGFHATSPRIGRVELTAGGKSLLGEEITISPDRPFTREIAVPEGTKASDLRAALRDRDGTVLVSYQPVEREPVKELPRPVTPPPKPQDIKTTEELYLTGLRVEQIHSPSLDPLSYYEEALKRDPGDVRSNIMLGINCNKRGLYMDAEKYLRKAIERLAAEYTRPGNTEAYYQLGLALRAQGKLDEAYETFYGATWDQAFVSAAYHQLAELSCCRRQFDKALEQINDCLAANAMDTRACCLKAAILRQTGHAEERRNEMAAVLKDDPLNFRAANELISANDALAGLHDGDPLPAEPRAKLRRLMRDDIQAYLELAADYMSCGMRENALEILSRPVEQKIPFVSTYPLLHYYLGYLCEQQGAKDEARRHYAKASKMPSDYCFPFRLEDLDVLNAAIVADPSDARAHYYLGNLLYELQPERAIPCWEKARELDGGFAMVHRNLGWAYHRVQKNMAAAIESYEKAIGCNRLDPRLFYELDVLYEMDNANPARRLKALEQNHETVRRRQDALLREIMVLVLTGNYDWAIEYLANNRFHAREGAESIRDVYADAHLLKGLEFMKAKNPAEALAEFRKGGEYPENLAVGRPRHDRRGPQVAYLMGTAEDALGEAAKAKDCYGRAADQQGVSDWPEARYYQALSLAKLGKERAAREAFAALVEDGRKRLTRVEDTDFFAKFGEQETKRVRTADAYYAIGLGLLGQGEADSARREFEQAVKLNASHVWARYQLAGR; encoded by the coding sequence ATGAGCGTGCATCTTGGCGGGACTGTGCGTCGGGTTCTGTACGGCTTCGCCCTCGGTTTGTGTTCCTGTGCGGTCGGGCGAGCGCAGGTCAAGGCGTGGGAAGAGCCGATGGTGATTCCCACGTACGAGATTGGGGCGCCGGACCCCGATCCGATGTTCTATGCCCAGGACGCGTATCAGGGGGCGCAGAAGCGGATCTATCCCTACCCGGTTCAGGACCAGCTCACGCACGACCGGGTGGACAAGACGTACACGGCCCTCAACCTGGAGAACGAGTACATCACGCTGATCGTGCTACCGGAGATCGGCGGGCGCTTGTTCGCGGCGACGGACAAGACCAACGGCTACGATTTCATATACCGCCAGCACGTGATCAAGCCCGCGCTCATTGGCATGCTGGGGGCGTGGATCTCCGGCGGCATCGAGTGGTGCGCTTTTCACCATCACCGCAACACCACTTTTCTGCCGGTGGACTACACGCTGGCCGAGAACGCCGACGGCAGCCGAACGATCTGGTTCGGCGAGACTGAGCGGCGGCACCGCATGCGCTGGTTGGTCGGGCTGACGCTTTACCCCGACAAGTCGTATGTGGAGGCGACGGTCAAGTTCTTCAACCGCACGCCCCAGGCGCATTCGATTCTCTACTGGGCCAACGTGGCCGTACGGGTCAACGATGACTACCAGATCATCTTTCCGCCGAGCGTGCAGGTCGCGACCTACCACTCGAAGATCGATTTCACACCGTGGCCAATCGGGCGTGGCCGATATCGGGGGAGTGAATACACCGGCCTGGACATCAGTTGGTGGAAGAATTCGGTCGAGCAGAATTCGTTCTTTGCGTGGAACCTGCGCGAGGACTTCATGGGCGGGTACGACCATGGCCGTCAGGCGGGGATCGTGCACGTTGCCGACCACCATCTTGTGTGCGGAGCCAAGTTGTGGGAGTGGGGCACGGGGCCGGGCGGGCGAGCCTGGGACAAGATCCTGACCGATACCGATGGTCCGTACGCCGAGCTGATGGTTGGGGCGTGGTCGGACAACCAGCCGGACTACAGTTGGATCAAGCCGTACGAGACGAAGGTCATCAAGCAGTACTGGTATCCGGTGCGCGGGATCGACGGTTTCAAGAACGCGAATCTCAACGCGGCGGTCAACCTGGAGCTGAAACCGGGGAACACGGTGGCGGTGGGCTTCCATGCAACGTCGCCGCGCATCGGCAGGGTTGAACTGACCGCCGGCGGCAAGAGCCTGCTCGGAGAAGAGATCACGATTTCGCCCGATCGTCCTTTCACACGCGAGATCGCCGTGCCTGAGGGCACCAAAGCGAGCGATTTGCGGGCTGCATTGCGAGACCGAGACGGTACGGTGCTGGTGTCGTATCAGCCCGTCGAGCGTGAGCCGGTTAAGGAGCTGCCCCGGCCGGTCACACCGCCGCCGAAGCCACAGGACATCAAGACGACGGAGGAGCTGTACCTCACCGGGCTGCGGGTCGAGCAGATTCACAGCCCAAGCCTCGATCCGCTGAGCTACTATGAGGAGGCGCTCAAACGGGACCCGGGCGACGTGCGATCGAACATCATGCTGGGCATCAACTGCAACAAGCGCGGCCTGTACATGGACGCGGAGAAGTACTTGCGGAAGGCGATCGAGCGCCTCGCGGCTGAATACACCCGGCCGGGCAATACTGAGGCGTACTACCAACTCGGGTTGGCCTTGCGGGCTCAGGGCAAGTTGGACGAGGCGTACGAGACTTTCTACGGGGCAACCTGGGATCAGGCCTTTGTGTCGGCGGCGTATCATCAGCTCGCGGAGCTGTCCTGCTGCCGGCGGCAGTTCGACAAGGCCCTTGAGCAGATCAACGATTGCCTGGCCGCCAATGCGATGGACACGCGGGCTTGCTGTCTGAAGGCGGCGATTCTGCGCCAGACGGGCCATGCCGAAGAACGAAGAAATGAGATGGCGGCCGTTCTCAAGGACGATCCGCTGAATTTCCGAGCGGCGAATGAACTGATATCGGCGAACGACGCGCTGGCGGGTCTTCACGATGGCGATCCCTTGCCGGCCGAGCCGCGTGCGAAGCTGCGCCGGCTGATGCGCGACGACATACAGGCATACTTGGAGCTGGCGGCAGACTACATGAGTTGCGGGATGCGGGAGAACGCTCTGGAGATTCTGTCGCGCCCGGTTGAGCAGAAGATCCCTTTCGTCAGCACCTACCCACTGCTGCACTATTACCTGGGCTACCTGTGCGAGCAGCAAGGGGCGAAGGACGAGGCTCGCCGGCATTACGCAAAGGCGTCGAAGATGCCGAGCGACTACTGCTTCCCGTTCCGACTGGAGGATCTGGACGTGCTCAATGCGGCCATCGTGGCAGACCCGTCCGACGCCCGCGCACACTACTATCTGGGCAACCTGCTGTACGAACTTCAACCGGAGCGGGCGATTCCCTGCTGGGAAAAGGCGCGGGAATTGGACGGCGGGTTTGCGATGGTTCACCGCAATCTGGGCTGGGCGTACCACCGGGTCCAGAAGAACATGGCCGCCGCGATCGAGAGCTACGAGAAGGCGATCGGCTGCAACCGGCTGGACCCCCGGCTGTTCTATGAGCTCGATGTGCTCTACGAGATGGACAACGCCAATCCAGCCAGACGTCTGAAGGCTTTGGAGCAGAATCATGAGACCGTGCGCCGCCGGCAGGACGCGCTGCTCCGCGAGATCATGGTCTTGGTGTTGACCGGCAACTACGACTGGGCGATCGAGTATCTGGCCAACAATCGGTTCCACGCACGCGAAGGGGCTGAGAGCATTCGCGATGTGTACGCCGATGCTCACTTGCTCAAGGGACTGGAGTTCATGAAGGCGAAGAACCCGGCCGAGGCTCTGGCCGAGTTTCGGAAGGGAGGCGAGTATCCGGAGAATCTCGCCGTGGGCCGCCCGCGACATGACCGGCGAGGCCCGCAGGTGGCGTATCTGATGGGCACCGCCGAGGACGCGCTTGGCGAGGCCGCCAAGGCGAAAGATTGTTACGGACGAGCGGCCGATCAACAGGGTGTGTCCGACTGGCCGGAGGCCCGATACTACCAAGCGTTGTCGCTGGCCAAGCTGGGCAAGGAGAGAGCGGCCCGAGAGGCGTTTGCGGCGTTGGTGGAAGACGGCAGAAAGAGACTGACCCGGGTGGAGGATACCGATTTCTTCGCGAAATTCGGCGAGCAGGAGACCAAGCGGGTTCGCACGGCCGACGCCTATTACGCCATCGGACTGGGATTGCTTGGCCAGGGTGAGGCTGACAGCGCCCGGCGGGAGTTCGAACAGGCGGTCAAACTCAACGCGAGCCACGTGTGGGCGCGGTATCAGTTGGCCGGACGATGA